The window ACCTAACAACAACCTTTTCATATCTATAAAACACTCCATATCTCCTCTCATTTCATACCGTGACGGTCCGGCAAGCAGGCGATGCTTCCGAATTCAAGCCTCTCCGTGCGATATGCAGCCGAGATTTCCCCTTACATCTCTCGACTGTCGCGATTCTCTTTCTAATGCCTCGTCTAAGTGGGTATATGCAGTcgagaaaaggaaaaaaaaaaagagtgCAAATCATGTACAGAACTCCGTGGCAAGCATCAGCACAGTCATACCATTAGACTGTTTTTCGTGTCCGTGTCCGTTCCCCGTATATCGTCTCGCCGAGTTGATGCGTCTATGTCCCAACAAACAATCGAGTAACTCGTCGCTTCATTCATCTCACAGCTTCATTCAAGTGCCCTTCACAacttgaccttcttgccgGTGAGCTTGAACCAGAGGACCGCAATGAGATCCTCCTTAAAGCGCTCCCATGGGTTTCGGTTGAGCCAGTAACTGAACTCACGGTAATAGTACATCTCGCCCCAACAGTCTCGGCCCCATTCACACCCTGCCATGTTGACCAGAAAATCGCGCTGGTTCTCCTCATAGTGGATGTGCTTATCCTTAGGTCCGCCGTCGGGGTTGCAAGCTCCGGGTGGGAAACTGTTGATCTTGCGCTGATGTAGGAAGCCGACATGCTTGCGCACCCATGGCTGCGTTTGATATAGCTGATCCAGTGCATCTTGCTCTTTGTGCTCCCACTGCATGTGCTTCTGCTCATATGTGACAGGATCCCACCAAACGTCGAGCAGCCTGTCCGTCCAGTCGCTGCGCCGCATGAAGAAGGATCCCAGGTTGAAGCCGGCGCAATCCTGtgtcatgatcatgttgatcGAGTTGGCCCTACCATCCCCAACAGGGCTTCGCGAGACCTCGTCCAGATAATGATTCGTGAAAGGATGCGATATGTTGCGAGGGTTGAAATAGTTGATGTCGCGCTCGACTTCTGTCTGCaggtggttgaagatgtggtCTTGAAGCGATACTGAGGGCTCCATGACGAATGTGTTCAAGTCCAGCCACCAAACCCTGACATTGAGTTTAGTCTTTTATTCCAtccacacacacacacacacacacacacagcACAGCCAGGGTCAGCTTACCATTCAGCCTTGGGATACTTCCTCAAGGTCGACCGAATAAAGTCAACTTTCTCCCAGCTCTCCCGCCACTCGTGCGCAtacttcttcttggtgctcATGTCCACAATTTCCAAGTCGTAGCCCCATCGGTTGACGTACTTTCGCTTGTTTCGCACGCTGTCTCGCTCGATAGCCCATTCTCTGGCGCCCTTCCACTCCATGACACCACCTCCAACATTTGCGCCCAAGATAATGACAAACTTGTTGCCGCCGCCGAAAGATCTCCTCCAGTAATATACAAGAGCTGCAGATGATCAGTCATAGCCCAAGACCCAAGACAAGCCAGGGGCAACTTACGGGTTGTGTAGAAAATGGTATAGCAGAGTATCGCTACCAGCATGAACAGCAGAGACATCTTTAGTCTCCTGCCCATTCGCCCATAGATCGATCGTATTCTACCGGCGAGTGGTACCTTTCGAATCCATCTTGGCCCCCGTCCATGCTTTTCCTTCCACGTCTCACGCTGCCCGTTAAACTGCGGGAGACTGCTCGATAGTCGCCGCATGTGTCTGCTGAAGAAACCCTTGTTTTGAGTCGAAAATGAAGAAAATGTGCTAGAGTTGTGAGGTCGCATCTTGGCCGATTCCCATACAACAGGGCCACCGCTCACGTTCGCTGGAGTCGACCTCCCACTGTCAAGGCTCAAGCCTGGACTTGACCAACCACCACCGGGAACAGGTGAAGGGCTTCGCGAAAGGGTCATGGAAGGACCTGGGGTATCTGTAGGAGGCGGGCTCACCGATTAGCCGGCGAACTAGGTTGACTGTAGTTGACGGTCCAtggaagtcaaagacaagcaagatATGTCtacaaaagaaaaaggaaaaaagaagagggacaaggaagagggaagaagcaagagaaaTGTGCTTAGGTAGCTGATGAAGCAAGgatggccaagaacaagttAAGGCTGAGGCCATGCAGAAACCAAGGCCGAAGAACGGGCACAAGAgtatatattaaaaaaaaaaaaaaaaaaaaaagagacaGTGGGGAGGATAACAGTCCAAAATAAAGTATGGATGGTGTAAGGGAATCCGCCAAGAAGCCTCTAGGTATGAGAGCTGAGACATTGACAAGACAACTGGAGAGCATCACTATCAACTGTACGTACCAGGAACTGGAGATAAGGGACTGTTGTGAGGCTGCTGTGGCCTCTGGGGATCGGAAGATAGGAAGCCCGGGTTGATCACGATATGGCTGACAGAAGACCGTTGTCTGGTATGAAATGCACGGGAAGGGCGATCGCTAAACGAGCTCGAAGAGCCGAAgggtgagcttgatgaagccagctTGAGCAACGTCGCAATCGGCGACTTCTAAGAAGGGTGCCGCTTATGCCGGTTATCGCGAAGTGGAGGGTGAGGGGCAGCAACTCTCGTGGAGGGTCGCAATCACGAGGCTCAAACTGCTGTGATAGCAAATGCTTGGTGTTGTGTGGTTTTCCCCCCTTCCCTCTTTTCCCCTTCTCATTCGCCCACTCTGCTCTTCTGCCCAGAGTCGCAGGAACGAGAAGTTCGCTTTGACGCCACAAACGTCCCGACTTTTCCACCTTGGCAAGGGAGGGTATACAGACGTTGTCCAAAGTACTAAGCCAACCACGGCCGCAACTCTTCAGCTGGAAATGTGGCGCAGAGTCAGAATACAGTAGGCGGAATGAAATAGGTATCGGGGGATCGTGACGGGGCGAAGGGTGGCAGCACCGTACACGAGGATTGGGCGACGTTGGCAGGTATACGGGATGGTCGATACGATGCaaggcgatgatggtgacAGGAATAGGTTAGAATTTCCCGTCGTGGTGGgtggataggtaggtagcctGGCCTGGTATGATGAGGAAATCTGCAGTGAAGCAGGGCAGTGATGGCGcagttttcttttttggcTTTATCGTATCGGCACTAATAAGGTATCCCGGTCTGACTAGTAGGTACAGTAGCTTCAGTGatggagcttctcaaagattCGGTGTGGTTATTTGGATTGGGTTGGATTGAATCCAACAGTACATCGCAGAATGCACTGGTACCTAGACAGCGAGGAATAAAACGAGTGTGATGCACCGAGTCGCGGTGTCCCGAGGTGTAATTGTTGAACGAGCAGTGATCCtatgtgatgtgatgtgatgcgatgcgatgcgatgcaacTGCGGTAGTAACGGTGAACAACGGCCGATGTAAATGCAATCGAGTCTTGTCGCAACTGGATCTGAGTAAGACGCAAGATACTATGTACATACAGTCATGGATGGACTGGAGTACACTAACAAATTAACCGAGTCAGTCACTGTGTTGGATGTGGAGCTCGTACGTATCGCATTGGATCGTATCGTATCGGTCAATATAGGTTCGCTTCGTGGGAGAAAGTCAAAATCAGAAAAGGAATGAGAGTGCAGCGAGTCTAAATCATGTATGGTAgcagagaccaagaagattcaAACAAAGGCCAGCTATCTCAGGGGGGAAAGCCTTCCATTTCTCTTGCTTCAAGGTTCCCTTCTCCTAGGTAAACAATAGGGGGATCCTGGACTTTCAGAGCCAAGAAAATAACTATGCTACACTTGGTTCTAATCCGATCCCGAGCATTTCCCtttcttgacaagaccaggGGATACCGTACTCCATCTCTGTGTAACGAAAGATCTTTTGCGTCCAATGCAGGCACCGACACAGGCACAAGTCCCTTGTTTGTCagtcgccaagaagatgacaagcTGCAGTCAGCCTCTTCGCTAGGTACTGTTGCATTGAGAATTGGGTGACCTCTGCTGGAAAAGGCGACATTATTCGAACCTTCCATTGGCACTGAACGGAAAGGATCATGGCCTGGGGCCCTGGGGGCCTTCCATGAGGTGCCCTTCTATGCATTTCATTAGCCTTGGACCCCTCTCATatgtaaggtaggtatgtagTGGAGGCCAGggggaagaaaaaaaagagcgGAATTACGTCAGagttcatcttctccaactgcaTCTGCCGAGACAATTCGATTGTGAAGATGCGATCAAAGAGTGCTGACACTGCAAGTCTGAACCAGTGGGTACTTGTAGGGCAGAAGTGTGTTAGGTTGGTACGTGATTCTTCTCTGCCCCTAGGACTTATTTCTCCAGGtgcagatgttgagatgTACAGAGTAATGTCCGTGAACTCGCTGATTTAGAACCTTCGTGCATTCTGACAGTCCAACAACCCCACATTCCTCATTTGAATTTCAGGTTCAGGGGGTTGTAACCGTTAACGGAAAGCCAAGAGTTAGCGGTAATCAGCTAAGAGCtaagttgatgaggagagtGAATTGAGTTTGAAACCAAGAGCTTCTGTCATTTCAAACATCCGTCATTCACCATGACAGTTCTGCAACTACCGTACAGCAATGACCTCTTCCAATCTCGCCTCCTCCGATcttgtacatacatacatatatacatacaCATTTATATATGCTGGTTTCATTTCTATTAGCTTTGGTGGGTTAcatcaagccaagcccacGAGCCGAGCCTGTACGGATAACGTACCTGTCAATCACAACTTGAGCCTCCAATGAGCATTGGCATCGCTGTCATCTCATATGTCAACGGTCAAATAGATAGACGAAAGGCATGGATGGTGTGCAAATAACTCCCTGTCAACCTTCCTCTCACAAACCCACGCAGAGTGAGGTGTCCTCTGGCACGTGATGCATCAGAGAGATGATTCTCAATCCCCCTTCGCAGCTTCAGTGGATGCACCATGAACCAGGAAGCACTCGGGCAAGTGTCTTTAACTGGCGGCCTCCTGCAAAGCGTACCGATACTCCAGAACCGCATCATGAGACACCGGCATTATATGCAACACTGTCCCgaatggccatgatggcttctggAGAACGGTGAACTCGATTTGGCCAGGCCAGTTTAGCGACCCCTTTGGTGCCGGGCGCGCAGAAAGAATCTCTTCGTTTTGAGCACGCCTCAACAAACAAGACTTTGTCAAGTCACTGCATGCCAAATATGTACTGATTTTATGCAAATCGTGGTAATAACGctctttcatcttgacctAGTCATACATACTGTCCATGACCATTATACCCGAAATCACGTCACGACTCAAGATGTCAAAGTTGACCTGATTGAACCCATCCGAGTCAACACTCCAATAGCAACCAGTACCAGGTTCAATCAAGCGTGGCTTGATTTCATAACAGGCATTGTCTCGACTAGCCAACAAACACCAGAAGCCAGGCCGAGTGGCCCCCTTCGAGAAGCAAGACCAAACGCTTTTGTATCCAAcatgtgtgtgtgtgtacTGCAAGATTGACAGACTAACAGCAGCCGGATACCGGACCCTTTCTCCCGAATACGCTCTGCATCGCGACAATAGCCAATCGAGCATTCTCCCGCCTCTCCACAGAGACGCGTCGTGGGCTTTTACTGTGCCTAAAAAGAGCAATCAATCTCCCCCCGTCCTTGTCGAGTTTATTCTGGTTCGATATACAGATACTCCGTACCCGTCGCAGATTCTAGGCGTGCGGTGGTCGCCAATACAACGGCCTACGAATCACACACACGCCAATGTCGGCGCTTAGAACTGGCCAATCACACACTCGAACCCCAGAAGGATGGCGGCTATTCCACACTCTCGGTTGCCCCAGGTCATTGAATCCATGGCCTATGAGCTATTGTTCAACGTTTGGACCGCAAATGCTTTATTTAGCCTGCAGCGAATCGGTGCGGGCTTCTCACTAGAGTCCAATCAAGATGCTTTGCGCCCTTGGCTCTGCTCGATCCTGATgcttttgcttgcttgtacCTGGGACCATCTTCATATCCACAAGCAACAGCACAGCAGCATGCAATGCAGCTGCTCGAGGTGCTATTATCGGCCACATCCTCACCGTGATTCACTTCCCTATTGTCGTAGTCTTCATCCATACTCCTCACCCCTCAAGTGATACATTTCtcttttcattctctcttttggcttcttaTTGTCGCTGTCGGTCTTTGATTGTGAACAGCCTATTCTTATCGCATCCCATTGTTCACACTCTCTCCTTTGTTCTATTACATTCATACTGACTGGTATTTGTTCTGTATCGTTTGCTTCCCACCACAGATTATCATCGAAACGGCCAACATTTCGACATTTTGAATCTTCATCCAAACAACGACGATATAGTCATCTGTGGAAAAAACAAACACCAAACGATACAATTTC of the Fusarium verticillioides 7600 chromosome Unknown supercont3.27, whole genome shotgun sequence genome contains:
- a CDS encoding mannan polymerase II complex MNN10 subunit — translated: MTLSRSPSPVPGGGWSSPGLSLDSGRSTPANVSGGPVVWESAKMRPHNSSTFSSFSTQNKGFFSRHMRRLSSSLPQFNGQRETWKEKHGRGPRWIRKVPLAGRIRSIYGRMGRRLKMSLLFMLVAILCYTIFYTTPLVYYWRRSFGGGNKFVIILGANVGGGVMEWKGAREWAIERDSVRNKRKYVNRWGYDLEIVDMSTKKKYAHEWRESWEKVDFIRSTLRKYPKAEWVWWLDLNTFVMEPSVSLQDHIFNHLQTEVERDINYFNPRNISHPFTNHYLDEVSRSPVGDGRANSINMIMTQDCAGFNLGSFFMRRSDWTDRLLDVWWDPVTYEQKHMQWEHKEQDALDQLYQTQPWVRKHVGFLHQRKINSFPPGACNPDGGPKDKHIHYEENQRDFLVNMAGCEWGRDCWGEMYYYREFSYWLNRNPWERFKEDLIAVLWFKLTGKKVKL